Proteins encoded within one genomic window of Gallus gallus isolate bGalGal1 chromosome 1, bGalGal1.mat.broiler.GRCg7b, whole genome shotgun sequence:
- the TMEM184B gene encoding transmembrane protein 184B isoform X1 translates to MALGEVLSLGQFFSNPRWNLTLKGTMMVMTDVTAAPRLGSAATTPAVAPNFSWLPEDGSPTAVEQPIFLMTTAAQAISGFFVWTALLITCHQIYMHLRCYSCPNEQRYIVRILFIVPIYAFDSWLSLLFFTNDQYYVYFGTVRDCYEAFVIYNFLSLCYEYLGGESSIMSEIRGKPIESSCVYGTCCLWGKTYSIGFLRFCKQATLQFCVVKPLMAISTVILQAFDKYQDGDFDVTSGYLYVTIIYNISVSLALYALFLFYFATRELLSPYSPVLKFFMVKSVIFLSFWQGMLLAILEKCGAIPKIHSANVSVGEGTVAAGYQDFIICVEMFFAAIALRHAFTYKVYADKRLDAQAVPSYGPYGRCAPMKSISSSLKETMNPHDIVQDAIHNFSPAYQQYTQQSTLEHGPPWRNGSHVISRSHSCSGARDNEKTLLLSSDDEF, encoded by the exons ATGGCATTAGGAGAG GTCCTGTCTCTTGGGCAGTTCTTCAGCAATCCCAGGTGGAACCTCACACTGAAAGGCACCATGATGGTGATGACCGACGTCACTGCAGCCCCCAGGCTGGGGTCAGCTGCCACCACGCCAGCTGTGGCTCCCAACTTCTCCTGGCTGCCAGAGGatggcagccccacagctgtggaGCAGCCGATATTCCTCATGACCACCGCTGCTCAGGCCATCTCAGGTTTCTTTGTATGGACAGCTTTGCTCATCACCTGCCATCAG ATCTACATGCACCTTCGCTGCTATAGCTGCCCAAATGAACAGCGCTACATCGTTCGGATCCTCTTCATTGTGCCCATTTATGCTTTTGACTCGTGGCTCAGTCTCCTGTTCTTCACCAATGACCAGTACTATGTTTACTTTGGCACGGTGAGGGACTGCTATGAAG CCTTTGTAATATACAACTTTCTCAGCCTCTGCTATGAGTACCTGGGAGGGGAGAGCTCCATCATGTCTGAGATCAGAGGAAAACCAATCGA gTCCAGCTGTGTATATGGGACTTGCTGCCTGTGGGGAAAGACATATTCGATTGGATTCCTGAGATTCTGCAAACAG GCTaccctgcagttctgtgtggTGAAGCCCCTCATGGCGATCAGCACAGTCATCCTTCAGGCCTTTGACAAATACCAGGATGGTGACTTTGA TGTAACCAGCGGCTACCTCTACGTGACCATCATCTACAACATCTCCGTCAGCCTGGCACTCTATGccctcttccttttctacttCGCCACACGAGAGCTGCTCAGCCCCTACAGCCCAGTCCTCAAGTTCTTCATGGTGAAGTCTGtcatcttcctctccttctggCAAG GGATGCTGTTGGCCATCTTGGAAAAGTGTGGTGCCATCCCCAAAATTCACTCTGCCAACGTGTCTGTGGGTGAAGGCACAGTAGCTGCTGGATATCAGGACTTCATCATTTGTGTGGAGATGTTCTTTGCAGCCATTGCCTTGCGCCATGCCTTCACATACAAGGTGTATGCGGACAAGAGACTTGATGCACAAG CCGTTCCATCATACGGGCCGTACG GTCGTTGTGCTCCCATGAagagcatctccagcagccTCAAGGAAACCATGAACCCCCACGACATCGTCCAAGATGCGATCCACAACTTCTCCCCAGCCTACCAGCAGTACACCCAGCAGTCAACGTTGGAGCACGGCCCACCCTGGCGCAATGGCAGCCACGTCATCTCACGCTCCCACAGCTGCTCGGGTGCCCGTGACAACGAGAAGACCCTCTTGCTGAGCTCGGATGATGAGTTCTAG
- the TMEM184B gene encoding transmembrane protein 184B, producing the protein MMVMTDVTAAPRLGSAATTPAVAPNFSWLPEDGSPTAVEQPIFLMTTAAQAISGFFVWTALLITCHQIYMHLRCYSCPNEQRYIVRILFIVPIYAFDSWLSLLFFTNDQYYVYFGTVRDCYEAFVIYNFLSLCYEYLGGESSIMSEIRGKPIESSCVYGTCCLWGKTYSIGFLRFCKQATLQFCVVKPLMAISTVILQAFDKYQDGDFDVTSGYLYVTIIYNISVSLALYALFLFYFATRELLSPYSPVLKFFMVKSVIFLSFWQGMLLAILEKCGAIPKIHSANVSVGEGTVAAGYQDFIICVEMFFAAIALRHAFTYKVYADKRLDAQGRCAPMKSISSSLKETMNPHDIVQDAIHNFSPAYQQYTQQSTLEHGPPWRNGSHVISRSHSCSGARDNEKTLLLSSDDEF; encoded by the exons ATGATGGTGATGACCGACGTCACTGCAGCCCCCAGGCTGGGGTCAGCTGCCACCACGCCAGCTGTGGCTCCCAACTTCTCCTGGCTGCCAGAGGatggcagccccacagctgtggaGCAGCCGATATTCCTCATGACCACCGCTGCTCAGGCCATCTCAGGTTTCTTTGTATGGACAGCTTTGCTCATCACCTGCCATCAG ATCTACATGCACCTTCGCTGCTATAGCTGCCCAAATGAACAGCGCTACATCGTTCGGATCCTCTTCATTGTGCCCATTTATGCTTTTGACTCGTGGCTCAGTCTCCTGTTCTTCACCAATGACCAGTACTATGTTTACTTTGGCACGGTGAGGGACTGCTATGAAG CCTTTGTAATATACAACTTTCTCAGCCTCTGCTATGAGTACCTGGGAGGGGAGAGCTCCATCATGTCTGAGATCAGAGGAAAACCAATCGA gTCCAGCTGTGTATATGGGACTTGCTGCCTGTGGGGAAAGACATATTCGATTGGATTCCTGAGATTCTGCAAACAG GCTaccctgcagttctgtgtggTGAAGCCCCTCATGGCGATCAGCACAGTCATCCTTCAGGCCTTTGACAAATACCAGGATGGTGACTTTGA TGTAACCAGCGGCTACCTCTACGTGACCATCATCTACAACATCTCCGTCAGCCTGGCACTCTATGccctcttccttttctacttCGCCACACGAGAGCTGCTCAGCCCCTACAGCCCAGTCCTCAAGTTCTTCATGGTGAAGTCTGtcatcttcctctccttctggCAAG GGATGCTGTTGGCCATCTTGGAAAAGTGTGGTGCCATCCCCAAAATTCACTCTGCCAACGTGTCTGTGGGTGAAGGCACAGTAGCTGCTGGATATCAGGACTTCATCATTTGTGTGGAGATGTTCTTTGCAGCCATTGCCTTGCGCCATGCCTTCACATACAAGGTGTATGCGGACAAGAGACTTGATGCACAAG GTCGTTGTGCTCCCATGAagagcatctccagcagccTCAAGGAAACCATGAACCCCCACGACATCGTCCAAGATGCGATCCACAACTTCTCCCCAGCCTACCAGCAGTACACCCAGCAGTCAACGTTGGAGCACGGCCCACCCTGGCGCAATGGCAGCCACGTCATCTCACGCTCCCACAGCTGCTCGGGTGCCCGTGACAACGAGAAGACCCTCTTGCTGAGCTCGGATGATGAGTTCTAG
- the TMEM184B gene encoding transmembrane protein 184B isoform X2: MVLSLGQFFSNPRWNLTLKGTMMVMTDVTAAPRLGSAATTPAVAPNFSWLPEDGSPTAVEQPIFLMTTAAQAISGFFVWTALLITCHQIYMHLRCYSCPNEQRYIVRILFIVPIYAFDSWLSLLFFTNDQYYVYFGTVRDCYEAFVIYNFLSLCYEYLGGESSIMSEIRGKPIESSCVYGTCCLWGKTYSIGFLRFCKQATLQFCVVKPLMAISTVILQAFDKYQDGDFDVTSGYLYVTIIYNISVSLALYALFLFYFATRELLSPYSPVLKFFMVKSVIFLSFWQGMLLAILEKCGAIPKIHSANVSVGEGTVAAGYQDFIICVEMFFAAIALRHAFTYKVYADKRLDAQAVPSYGPYGRCAPMKSISSSLKETMNPHDIVQDAIHNFSPAYQQYTQQSTLEHGPPWRNGSHVISRSHSCSGARDNEKTLLLSSDDEF; this comes from the exons ATG GTCCTGTCTCTTGGGCAGTTCTTCAGCAATCCCAGGTGGAACCTCACACTGAAAGGCACCATGATGGTGATGACCGACGTCACTGCAGCCCCCAGGCTGGGGTCAGCTGCCACCACGCCAGCTGTGGCTCCCAACTTCTCCTGGCTGCCAGAGGatggcagccccacagctgtggaGCAGCCGATATTCCTCATGACCACCGCTGCTCAGGCCATCTCAGGTTTCTTTGTATGGACAGCTTTGCTCATCACCTGCCATCAG ATCTACATGCACCTTCGCTGCTATAGCTGCCCAAATGAACAGCGCTACATCGTTCGGATCCTCTTCATTGTGCCCATTTATGCTTTTGACTCGTGGCTCAGTCTCCTGTTCTTCACCAATGACCAGTACTATGTTTACTTTGGCACGGTGAGGGACTGCTATGAAG CCTTTGTAATATACAACTTTCTCAGCCTCTGCTATGAGTACCTGGGAGGGGAGAGCTCCATCATGTCTGAGATCAGAGGAAAACCAATCGA gTCCAGCTGTGTATATGGGACTTGCTGCCTGTGGGGAAAGACATATTCGATTGGATTCCTGAGATTCTGCAAACAG GCTaccctgcagttctgtgtggTGAAGCCCCTCATGGCGATCAGCACAGTCATCCTTCAGGCCTTTGACAAATACCAGGATGGTGACTTTGA TGTAACCAGCGGCTACCTCTACGTGACCATCATCTACAACATCTCCGTCAGCCTGGCACTCTATGccctcttccttttctacttCGCCACACGAGAGCTGCTCAGCCCCTACAGCCCAGTCCTCAAGTTCTTCATGGTGAAGTCTGtcatcttcctctccttctggCAAG GGATGCTGTTGGCCATCTTGGAAAAGTGTGGTGCCATCCCCAAAATTCACTCTGCCAACGTGTCTGTGGGTGAAGGCACAGTAGCTGCTGGATATCAGGACTTCATCATTTGTGTGGAGATGTTCTTTGCAGCCATTGCCTTGCGCCATGCCTTCACATACAAGGTGTATGCGGACAAGAGACTTGATGCACAAG CCGTTCCATCATACGGGCCGTACG GTCGTTGTGCTCCCATGAagagcatctccagcagccTCAAGGAAACCATGAACCCCCACGACATCGTCCAAGATGCGATCCACAACTTCTCCCCAGCCTACCAGCAGTACACCCAGCAGTCAACGTTGGAGCACGGCCCACCCTGGCGCAATGGCAGCCACGTCATCTCACGCTCCCACAGCTGCTCGGGTGCCCGTGACAACGAGAAGACCCTCTTGCTGAGCTCGGATGATGAGTTCTAG
- the TMEM184B gene encoding transmembrane protein 184B isoform X3, whose product MMVMTDVTAAPRLGSAATTPAVAPNFSWLPEDGSPTAVEQPIFLMTTAAQAISGFFVWTALLITCHQIYMHLRCYSCPNEQRYIVRILFIVPIYAFDSWLSLLFFTNDQYYVYFGTVRDCYEAFVIYNFLSLCYEYLGGESSIMSEIRGKPIESSCVYGTCCLWGKTYSIGFLRFCKQATLQFCVVKPLMAISTVILQAFDKYQDGDFDVTSGYLYVTIIYNISVSLALYALFLFYFATRELLSPYSPVLKFFMVKSVIFLSFWQGMLLAILEKCGAIPKIHSANVSVGEGTVAAGYQDFIICVEMFFAAIALRHAFTYKVYADKRLDAQAVPSYGPYGRCAPMKSISSSLKETMNPHDIVQDAIHNFSPAYQQYTQQSTLEHGPPWRNGSHVISRSHSCSGARDNEKTLLLSSDDEF is encoded by the exons ATGATGGTGATGACCGACGTCACTGCAGCCCCCAGGCTGGGGTCAGCTGCCACCACGCCAGCTGTGGCTCCCAACTTCTCCTGGCTGCCAGAGGatggcagccccacagctgtggaGCAGCCGATATTCCTCATGACCACCGCTGCTCAGGCCATCTCAGGTTTCTTTGTATGGACAGCTTTGCTCATCACCTGCCATCAG ATCTACATGCACCTTCGCTGCTATAGCTGCCCAAATGAACAGCGCTACATCGTTCGGATCCTCTTCATTGTGCCCATTTATGCTTTTGACTCGTGGCTCAGTCTCCTGTTCTTCACCAATGACCAGTACTATGTTTACTTTGGCACGGTGAGGGACTGCTATGAAG CCTTTGTAATATACAACTTTCTCAGCCTCTGCTATGAGTACCTGGGAGGGGAGAGCTCCATCATGTCTGAGATCAGAGGAAAACCAATCGA gTCCAGCTGTGTATATGGGACTTGCTGCCTGTGGGGAAAGACATATTCGATTGGATTCCTGAGATTCTGCAAACAG GCTaccctgcagttctgtgtggTGAAGCCCCTCATGGCGATCAGCACAGTCATCCTTCAGGCCTTTGACAAATACCAGGATGGTGACTTTGA TGTAACCAGCGGCTACCTCTACGTGACCATCATCTACAACATCTCCGTCAGCCTGGCACTCTATGccctcttccttttctacttCGCCACACGAGAGCTGCTCAGCCCCTACAGCCCAGTCCTCAAGTTCTTCATGGTGAAGTCTGtcatcttcctctccttctggCAAG GGATGCTGTTGGCCATCTTGGAAAAGTGTGGTGCCATCCCCAAAATTCACTCTGCCAACGTGTCTGTGGGTGAAGGCACAGTAGCTGCTGGATATCAGGACTTCATCATTTGTGTGGAGATGTTCTTTGCAGCCATTGCCTTGCGCCATGCCTTCACATACAAGGTGTATGCGGACAAGAGACTTGATGCACAAG CCGTTCCATCATACGGGCCGTACG GTCGTTGTGCTCCCATGAagagcatctccagcagccTCAAGGAAACCATGAACCCCCACGACATCGTCCAAGATGCGATCCACAACTTCTCCCCAGCCTACCAGCAGTACACCCAGCAGTCAACGTTGGAGCACGGCCCACCCTGGCGCAATGGCAGCCACGTCATCTCACGCTCCCACAGCTGCTCGGGTGCCCGTGACAACGAGAAGACCCTCTTGCTGAGCTCGGATGATGAGTTCTAG